One region of Candidatus Rokuibacteriota bacterium genomic DNA includes:
- a CDS encoding rhomboid family intramembrane serine protease produces MLPLKDDIPTRSIPVVTVGLIAMNVLAFMYQFSLGGEGPGGSGRAAQEFVLEFGLIPCRLTGHCREALGLPSPVLTIFTSMFLHGGLFHVGGNMLYLWIFGNNVEDTLGHGRFLVFYALSGVAAALAQTVTAPASTVPMIGASGAVSGVLGAYLLLFPHANVLTLIMFGFFIRLVRIPALIVLGFWIVVQFLNGFLTVGIAAARGQGGGGGVAWFAHIGGFLAGMGLLLLMRPRRAARWR; encoded by the coding sequence ATGCTTCCACTCAAGGACGACATCCCGACCCGCTCCATCCCGGTGGTGACGGTGGGGCTGATCGCCATGAATGTCCTGGCCTTCATGTACCAGTTCTCCCTGGGCGGCGAGGGGCCCGGGGGCAGCGGCCGCGCCGCGCAGGAGTTCGTGCTTGAGTTCGGGCTGATCCCCTGCCGGCTGACCGGCCATTGCCGCGAGGCCCTGGGGCTGCCCTCGCCTGTCCTGACGATCTTCACCTCCATGTTCCTCCACGGCGGTCTCTTTCACGTGGGCGGCAACATGCTCTACCTGTGGATCTTCGGCAACAACGTCGAGGACACGCTCGGGCACGGTCGCTTCCTGGTCTTCTACGCGCTCAGCGGTGTGGCGGCGGCGCTGGCCCAGACCGTGACGGCGCCGGCCTCCACGGTGCCCATGATCGGGGCCAGCGGGGCGGTGTCCGGAGTGCTCGGGGCCTATCTGCTCCTCTTCCCCCACGCCAACGTGCTCACCCTCATCATGTTCGGGTTCTTCATCCGGCTCGTCAGGATCCCGGCCCTGATCGTCTTGGGGTTCTGGATCGTGGTGCAGTTCCTGAACGGCTTCCTCACGGTGGGCATCGCCGCGGCCCGGGGCCAGGGCGGGGGCGGGGGCGTCGCCTGGTTCGCTCACATCGGAGGTTTCCTCGCGGGCATGGGACTGCTCCTCCTCATGCGCCCGCGCCGCGCTGCCCGCTGGCGGTAG
- a CDS encoding mannose-1-phosphate guanyltransferase: MKAVIMAGGFGTRLRPLTTHLPKPLVPIGNLPIMEHTVRLLRRHGFTELIVLLYFLPETIIAHFGDGAPWGVRMSYVTPTADLGTAGAVRFAAGELGEPVLVISGDVLTDFDLSAAVAFHRERAAEATMVLARVDFPLAYGIVITDEAGAVVRFLEKPTWGEVFSDTINTGIYVLEPAALGAVPAGRPYDFGKELLPALLAAGRPLYGHVAQGYWRDVGDLGEYRKAHIDLLQGAVGVEIPGTRHEGAGHTVWLDEGARVDYTARLSGSVILGRGVQVAPGARLANCVIGPGSTIQTGADIEGSVLWAEVQVGPGVTIKEAVVGRRVVIRPNAFLAEGVVIGDFCKIGESSVVKANAKVWPYKEVEDGATLATSLVWGERWSRSIFGPYGVSGLANIEISPEFAAKLGAAYGSTLGRRRVVITSRDHHKASRMINRALMAGLLSVGVDVQDLGVAPVPVVRYQIQALGLAGGTHVRKSPYEPELIDVKFFDGRGLECAPDREKAVERLFFTEDFYRAPTEETGLLSFPHAGTDRYRDGLLKSVDAELIRRAGLRMVLDYSFGSASSIFPGVLGALGVDVISLNAYLDESRISKTAEEFQRSLDQLSNIVRTLGADLGVLLDTGGEKVFLVDEKGEVLPGDLALALVALLVMRTHPAGRIVVPVTASRAVHRLAEEHGFTVTRSRGTLRALTEAALASDVSLVGEEMGGFIFPRFQPCFDGMAAVAKILEMMARLDVRLHQLTRAVPASHVVRVEVPCPDERKGAVMRRLIEATKGGDVELIEGVRLRRGEEWVAAIPDADRACFHVIAESADGARARALAEEYRGRIDGWRKGTA; the protein is encoded by the coding sequence ATGAAGGCTGTCATCATGGCGGGGGGGTTCGGCACGCGGCTGCGCCCGCTCACGACCCACCTGCCCAAGCCGCTGGTGCCCATCGGGAACCTGCCGATCATGGAGCACACCGTGCGGCTGCTCCGGCGACACGGCTTCACCGAGCTGATCGTGCTGCTGTACTTCCTGCCCGAGACCATCATCGCCCACTTCGGAGACGGCGCCCCGTGGGGCGTGCGCATGAGCTACGTGACGCCCACGGCGGATCTGGGGACCGCGGGCGCGGTGCGCTTCGCCGCCGGAGAGCTTGGCGAGCCCGTCCTGGTCATCTCGGGCGATGTGCTCACCGACTTCGACCTCTCCGCGGCCGTGGCCTTCCACCGGGAGCGCGCGGCAGAGGCCACGATGGTGTTGGCCCGCGTGGACTTTCCGCTCGCCTACGGGATCGTCATCACCGACGAGGCCGGGGCCGTGGTTCGCTTTCTCGAGAAGCCGACCTGGGGCGAGGTGTTCAGCGACACGATCAACACGGGCATCTACGTGCTCGAGCCGGCCGCGCTCGGTGCCGTGCCGGCGGGGCGCCCGTACGACTTCGGCAAGGAGCTCTTACCGGCGCTCCTGGCCGCCGGGCGGCCGCTCTACGGGCACGTGGCGCAGGGGTACTGGCGCGACGTGGGCGACCTGGGGGAGTACCGGAAGGCCCACATCGACCTCTTGCAGGGAGCGGTGGGCGTGGAGATCCCCGGGACGCGTCACGAGGGCGCCGGTCACACGGTGTGGCTGGACGAGGGCGCGCGCGTGGACTACACCGCCAGGCTCTCCGGCTCGGTGATCCTGGGGCGGGGCGTGCAGGTGGCCCCGGGCGCGCGGCTCGCCAACTGCGTGATCGGTCCCGGCTCCACGATCCAGACGGGTGCCGACATCGAGGGCAGCGTGCTCTGGGCCGAGGTGCAGGTGGGGCCGGGGGTGACCATCAAGGAGGCTGTCGTGGGGCGTCGGGTGGTCATCCGGCCGAACGCCTTCCTCGCAGAAGGCGTGGTGATCGGGGATTTCTGCAAGATCGGCGAGTCCAGCGTCGTCAAGGCCAACGCCAAGGTCTGGCCCTACAAGGAGGTGGAGGACGGCGCCACGCTGGCCACCAGCCTCGTGTGGGGCGAGCGCTGGAGCCGATCGATTTTCGGGCCCTACGGCGTCTCCGGGCTGGCGAACATCGAGATCTCCCCGGAGTTCGCGGCGAAGCTCGGCGCCGCCTACGGCTCGACGCTGGGCAGGCGGCGCGTGGTGATCACGAGTCGCGACCATCACAAGGCCTCGCGGATGATCAATCGGGCGCTGATGGCGGGTCTCCTCTCGGTGGGCGTGGACGTGCAGGATCTCGGCGTGGCGCCGGTGCCCGTGGTTCGCTACCAGATCCAGGCCCTGGGGCTGGCGGGCGGGACTCACGTCCGGAAGTCGCCGTACGAGCCCGAGCTGATCGACGTGAAGTTCTTCGATGGCCGGGGCCTCGAGTGCGCGCCTGATCGGGAGAAGGCGGTGGAGCGGCTCTTCTTCACCGAGGACTTCTACCGGGCCCCGACCGAGGAGACCGGACTCCTGAGCTTCCCGCACGCGGGCACTGACCGCTACCGGGACGGGCTCCTGAAGTCGGTGGACGCCGAGCTGATCCGCCGGGCCGGCCTCCGGATGGTGCTCGACTACTCCTTCGGCTCCGCCTCCTCCATCTTCCCCGGGGTCCTCGGCGCGCTGGGCGTGGACGTCATCTCCCTCAACGCGTACCTGGACGAGAGCCGCATCTCGAAGACGGCGGAGGAGTTCCAGCGCTCGCTGGACCAGCTGTCGAACATCGTGCGCACCCTCGGCGCCGATCTCGGGGTCCTGCTGGACACGGGCGGGGAGAAGGTCTTCCTGGTGGATGAGAAGGGCGAGGTCCTGCCCGGGGACCTGGCGCTGGCCCTGGTGGCGCTCCTCGTGATGCGGACGCACCCGGCGGGGCGCATCGTGGTGCCTGTGACGGCGTCGCGCGCGGTGCATCGGCTCGCCGAGGAGCACGGCTTCACGGTCACGCGGTCTCGGGGAACGCTGCGGGCCCTCACCGAGGCAGCGCTCGCCAGCGACGTGTCTCTGGTGGGCGAGGAGATGGGCGGCTTCATCTTCCCTCGCTTCCAGCCGTGCTTCGACGGGATGGCCGCCGTCGCGAAGATCCTGGAGATGATGGCGCGGCTCGACGTGCGCCTGCACCAGCTCACGCGCGCGGTCCCCGCCAGCCACGTCGTGCGCGTCGAGGTGCCCTGCCCGGACGAGCGCAAGGGCGCGGTGATGCGGCGGCTCATAGAGGCCACCAAGGGCGGGGATGTGGAGCTCATCGAGGGCGTGCGGCTCAGGCGCGGCGAGGAGTGGGTCGCGGCCATCCCGGACGCGGACCGCGCCTGCTTCCATGTGATCGCCGAGTCGGCCGACGGCGCGCGCGCCCGCGCGCTGGCCGAGGAGTACCGGGGGCGGATCGACGGATGGAGAAAGGGGACCGCGTGA
- a CDS encoding NAD(+)/NADH kinase — protein sequence MKRIGVVAKVDRQEAAVVVPRLLQWCAEHGFTPVLEKETAGLCPEAGAHAVPKPELPTQADLLVVLGGDGTLLSVARLVGDLKVPILGVNLGGLGFLTALTVEELFPALEALTRDELVIEERMMLAARVSRQGERLSEYVALNDVVITKSAMSRIINLEVSVEGQFATGYRADGLIVSTPTGSTAYCLSAGGPIVFPTMDAVVLTPICSHTLSNRPIVLPASLAVEVRLLSDQDVMLTLDGQVGFALKRGDAVEVRQAAARTRLLRFPQKHFFSVLRAKLKWGER from the coding sequence GTGAAGCGCATCGGAGTCGTCGCCAAGGTCGACCGCCAGGAAGCCGCCGTCGTGGTCCCCCGGCTCCTCCAGTGGTGCGCCGAGCACGGATTCACCCCGGTGCTCGAGAAGGAGACCGCCGGCCTGTGCCCGGAGGCCGGCGCTCATGCCGTGCCGAAGCCCGAGCTCCCGACGCAGGCGGATCTCCTCGTGGTCCTCGGCGGCGACGGAACGCTCCTCTCGGTGGCGCGGCTCGTGGGCGACCTCAAGGTGCCGATCCTCGGGGTGAACCTGGGGGGCCTCGGCTTTCTCACCGCGCTCACGGTGGAAGAGCTCTTCCCCGCCCTGGAGGCGCTCACGCGCGACGAGCTGGTCATCGAGGAGCGGATGATGCTGGCGGCCCGCGTCTCCCGGCAGGGGGAGAGGCTGTCGGAGTACGTGGCGCTCAACGACGTGGTGATCACGAAGTCGGCCATGAGCCGCATCATCAACCTCGAGGTCTCGGTGGAGGGGCAGTTCGCCACGGGCTACCGGGCGGATGGCCTCATCGTGTCCACGCCCACGGGCTCGACGGCGTACTGCCTGTCGGCGGGCGGCCCCATCGTTTTCCCCACGATGGACGCCGTGGTCCTCACGCCCATCTGCTCCCACACGCTCAGCAACCGGCCCATCGTGCTGCCGGCGAGCCTCGCCGTCGAGGTGAGGCTTCTGTCCGACCAGGATGTGATGCTCACCCTGGACGGCCAGGTTGGCTTCGCCCTCAAGCGCGGCGATGCCGTCGAGGTCCGGCAGGCGGCCGCGCGTACCCGGCTGCTCCGCTTCCCGCAGAAGCACTTCTTCTCCGTGCTCCGGGCGAAGCTCAAGTGGGGCGAGCGCTAG
- a CDS encoding insulinase family protein, producing MAHRRKPVFQAALALAVAALGGCASTIPGVPTRDGLPAPSREVLPNGMRLLIQEHRTSDVVALHLWVGVGGRDEAAGERGFSHFVEHMLFKGTESRAPGFVDREVESVGGRINAGTSWDYTFYYILLPATRAAGGIEVLADMAFHSRFDPREVERERQVIFEEVRLGEDNARSVLVRRLYALAFRGHPYGFPVLGDPAAMRAATTDSLRGYYKRHYVPENMTLVVIGAVAPDEIRRAVERSFGRSASQGYRRRPVTPPPPLDGALREVLPRPERQASLALGWAGPALGDPDMFAVDLLAQILGGSKTSRLNQSLRERARIASSVRAAYSALAGAGLLTVTAQLEAGTVEQGEAAILAEVKRLQEEGVTEAERQRALTAAEAQHAFSTETAEGRAHAYGLAETLWTLHGELGYLERLRSVTREAIQAAARRYLGRSYARLALMPQEEAR from the coding sequence ATGGCTCACCGCCGCAAGCCCGTGTTCCAGGCGGCGCTGGCGCTGGCGGTGGCCGCCCTCGGCGGCTGTGCATCCACCATCCCCGGAGTCCCCACCCGCGACGGGCTCCCCGCGCCGTCGCGCGAGGTTCTCCCCAACGGCATGCGCCTCCTCATCCAGGAGCATCGCACGAGCGACGTGGTGGCCCTGCACCTCTGGGTGGGAGTAGGGGGGCGCGACGAAGCTGCTGGAGAGCGCGGCTTCTCTCACTTCGTCGAGCACATGCTGTTCAAGGGGACGGAAAGCCGGGCGCCTGGCTTCGTGGACCGCGAGGTGGAGAGTGTCGGAGGCCGGATCAATGCCGGGACCTCGTGGGACTACACGTTCTATTACATCCTCCTGCCGGCCACCCGGGCCGCCGGGGGAATCGAGGTCCTGGCGGACATGGCCTTCCACTCGCGCTTCGACCCCCGGGAAGTCGAGCGCGAGCGCCAAGTGATCTTCGAGGAGGTCCGGCTGGGGGAGGACAATGCCCGGAGCGTCCTCGTGCGCCGGCTCTACGCTCTCGCCTTCCGCGGGCATCCGTACGGCTTCCCGGTGCTCGGGGACCCAGCGGCCATGCGGGCGGCCACCACGGACAGCCTCCGGGGCTACTACAAGCGGCACTACGTGCCCGAGAACATGACGCTCGTGGTCATCGGGGCTGTGGCGCCGGACGAGATCCGGCGGGCGGTGGAGCGCTCCTTCGGGCGGAGTGCCTCCCAAGGATACCGGCGGCGGCCGGTCACGCCTCCACCTCCGCTGGACGGCGCCCTGCGCGAGGTGCTCCCCCGGCCGGAGCGCCAGGCATCACTGGCGCTGGGATGGGCTGGGCCAGCGCTGGGAGATCCCGACATGTTCGCCGTGGACCTCTTGGCCCAGATCCTGGGCGGATCGAAGACCTCCAGGCTCAACCAGTCGCTTCGCGAGCGCGCCCGGATCGCGTCCTCGGTCCGGGCCGCGTACTCCGCGCTTGCGGGCGCGGGGCTGCTGACCGTCACGGCCCAGCTCGAGGCGGGCACCGTCGAGCAGGGCGAGGCGGCCATCCTCGCGGAGGTGAAGCGCCTCCAGGAGGAGGGCGTCACCGAAGCGGAGCGCCAGCGCGCCCTCACCGCCGCGGAGGCCCAGCATGCCTTCTCGACCGAGACCGCCGAGGGGCGGGCTCATGCCTATGGGCTCGCGGAGACGCTCTGGACCCTCCACGGCGAGCTGGGGTACCTCGAGCGGCTGCGCAGCGTCACGCGGGAGGCGATCCAGGCGGCTGCCCGGCGGTATCTCGGGCGGAGCTACGCCCGGCTCGCGCTGATGCCACAGGAGGAGGCGCGATGA
- a CDS encoding insulinase family protein yields MSGGNLAGAVVAAVLLAAPPAVGAPGAMLRDRLPNGLTLIVRENPAAPVVAVSLLVRVGSGWERESNAGITNLLQQVMVKGTQRRSALEIAEAAEGMGGSVSASADMDFSEIGGSALARHWRALLDLVADVALQPALATTEIEGERRLVLSTIRTRADQPFQRALEVLRERLYGSHPYALPSLGRPEVVARLDREALLEHHRRYYRAGRTVVSVSGQLSAPEVAAEIARLFAAMPPGEGEAAAPSPVASVRAERAIVRHAAAQAQVLAGVLAPPMDHGDYAAVKVLSTALGGGMAGRLFTELRDRQGLAYSTGAFYPSRAGRGMLVAYLGTAPGNAEKAEEGMRMEIARLGQERLSAAEVSRAKAYLLGQFALDRRTNARLAWYQAFFEAAGVGHDFAERYARAVEAVTADDLQRVARVYLAAPTVVSLRPPGQ; encoded by the coding sequence ATGAGTGGCGGGAACCTCGCCGGGGCTGTCGTCGCGGCGGTCCTTCTTGCCGCCCCGCCCGCGGTCGGCGCGCCGGGGGCGATGCTGCGCGATCGGCTGCCAAACGGGCTCACCCTGATCGTGCGGGAGAACCCGGCGGCGCCCGTCGTGGCCGTGTCGCTGCTAGTTCGCGTGGGGTCGGGGTGGGAGCGCGAGAGCAACGCGGGCATCACCAACCTGCTGCAGCAGGTGATGGTGAAGGGGACACAACGGCGAAGCGCGCTCGAGATCGCGGAGGCCGCCGAGGGGATGGGCGGCAGTGTGAGCGCCTCTGCCGATATGGACTTCTCCGAGATCGGGGGCAGCGCGCTGGCTCGACACTGGCGTGCGCTGCTGGACCTGGTGGCCGACGTCGCGCTGCAGCCGGCGCTGGCCACCACAGAGATCGAGGGCGAGCGCCGGCTGGTCCTCAGCACGATACGGACCCGGGCCGACCAGCCGTTCCAGCGGGCGCTGGAAGTGCTGAGGGAGCGCCTGTACGGGAGCCATCCCTACGCCTTGCCAAGCCTCGGCCGCCCCGAGGTGGTGGCGCGGCTCGACCGCGAGGCGTTGCTGGAGCACCACCGCCGGTACTACCGTGCCGGGCGCACCGTGGTTTCGGTGAGCGGCCAGCTGTCGGCGCCAGAGGTCGCCGCTGAGATCGCCCGCCTCTTCGCCGCGATGCCTCCTGGCGAGGGCGAGGCCGCCGCCCCGAGCCCCGTGGCGTCCGTGAGGGCCGAGCGGGCGATCGTGCGTCACGCGGCGGCCCAGGCGCAGGTGCTTGCCGGCGTCCTCGCTCCCCCCATGGACCACGGGGACTACGCGGCCGTGAAGGTTCTCTCGACCGCCCTCGGCGGCGGCATGGCCGGCCGGCTCTTCACCGAGCTGCGCGACAGGCAGGGGCTCGCCTACTCCACTGGCGCCTTCTACCCGTCGCGGGCGGGGCGGGGTATGCTCGTGGCGTACCTCGGGACCGCCCCGGGGAATGCCGAGAAGGCCGAGGAGGGGATGAGGATGGAGATCGCGCGGCTCGGCCAGGAGCGTCTGAGCGCCGCCGAGGTCTCCCGGGCGAAGGCCTACCTGCTTGGCCAGTTCGCGCTGGATCGGCGCACGAACGCCCGCCTGGCCTGGTACCAGGCCTTCTTCGAGGCGGCCGGGGTCGGCCACGATTTCGCCGAGCGCTACGCGCGGGCCGTGGAGGCCGTGACCGCCGACGACCTGCAGCGGGTCGCCCGGGTCTATCTCGCCGCGCCCACCGTCGTGAGCCTGCGGCCGCCGGGGCAGTAA
- a CDS encoding TlyA family RNA methyltransferase has translation MEKGDRVKRERGAGAAGTPDRGAGRGTRERLDTALVQRGLAPSREKALRMILAGAVSVDGRRVDKAGTVVAVGATVEVAAKPSFVSRGGDKLAHALDVFRIAAEGRVCLDVGASTGGFTHCVLARGAARVYAVDVGHGQLDAALRGDGRVVLMERVNARTLRPDAFPEPVELATVDVSFISLEKVLPAVFASLTPAGEVVALVKPQFEVGKGLVEKGGVVRDAAQHRAVLERVARFAILHGWHVRGATASPLRGPKGNREFFLHLARTGRSAADLMARIERVVTETPE, from the coding sequence ATGGAGAAAGGGGACCGCGTGAAGCGAGAGAGGGGGGCGGGGGCCGCCGGGACCCCGGATCGCGGAGCGGGTCGCGGCACCAGGGAGCGTCTGGACACCGCGCTCGTCCAGCGAGGACTGGCCCCGAGCCGGGAAAAGGCGCTCCGGATGATCCTCGCCGGTGCGGTGAGCGTGGACGGCCGGCGGGTGGACAAGGCCGGGACGGTCGTGGCAGTGGGGGCCACCGTGGAGGTGGCCGCCAAGCCCAGCTTCGTGAGCCGCGGCGGCGACAAGCTCGCCCATGCCCTGGACGTGTTCCGGATCGCGGCGGAGGGACGCGTCTGTCTCGACGTGGGAGCCTCCACCGGCGGGTTCACCCACTGCGTCCTGGCGCGCGGCGCGGCCCGCGTGTACGCGGTGGACGTGGGGCACGGCCAGCTCGACGCTGCGCTGCGCGGGGACGGCCGGGTGGTCCTGATGGAGCGGGTCAATGCCCGGACGCTCCGGCCGGACGCCTTTCCCGAGCCCGTGGAGCTGGCGACAGTTGACGTGTCCTTCATCTCGCTGGAGAAGGTGCTGCCGGCCGTGTTCGCCTCGCTCACCCCGGCCGGCGAGGTCGTCGCCCTGGTCAAGCCGCAGTTCGAGGTCGGCAAGGGGCTCGTGGAGAAGGGTGGCGTGGTCCGGGATGCCGCCCAGCACCGGGCAGTGCTGGAACGGGTGGCGCGGTTCGCGATCCTGCACGGCTGGCACGTCCGCGGCGCCACCGCGTCACCGCTCCGAGGGCCCAAGGGCAATCGCGAATTCTTCCTTCACCTGGCGCGCACCGGGCGCTCCGCTGCCGACCTCATGGCCCGCATCGAGCGGGTGGTGACCGAGACGCCCGAGTGA